From Variimorphobacter saccharofermentans, one genomic window encodes:
- a CDS encoding amidase family protein translates to MFDICEKTIKELQAMFYEKKLSVKELVQEYITRIQNIDQGPNGLHSVLEINPDALYIAEELDQKGNDQNNLLFGIPILVKDNIDTADRMHTSAGSLALADSYARCDAELIQNLRKAGAVLLGKTNMTELANYMTENMPAGYSSRGGKTISPYNKEKDPSGSSTGSAVAVTANLCSASIGTDTSNSIIAAALANGVIGFRPSTGSVSQKGIIPISHTLDTAGPFARTVEDCAVLYAALTGYPVIRDHNNNQKGKVIGFNVWNMENMPKNIVTRIQNVMKELEGEGAVIRKVDISKTKHIRDIMKYEFKYDMNQYLSTLPEDYPIKTLSDIIEFNERHPEKTLKYGQTYLVDAQENTSGRLDEDIYQSVLQDRRERMATIREQIKEFDFCIMLSCNNILQYTALPGITIPCGLQDDGMPFGIYMTAKTDMELIAYAYEVERVIGHRVPPPFK, encoded by the coding sequence ATGTTTGATATTTGTGAAAAAACGATAAAAGAACTCCAAGCCATGTTCTATGAGAAGAAACTATCAGTGAAGGAACTAGTACAAGAATATATTACACGTATTCAGAATATAGATCAGGGACCGAATGGTCTGCACAGTGTTCTGGAAATCAATCCGGATGCATTATATATTGCAGAAGAACTGGATCAGAAGGGAAATGATCAAAATAATCTATTATTTGGGATTCCTATTCTAGTGAAGGATAATATTGATACCGCCGATCGTATGCATACATCAGCTGGTTCACTTGCATTAGCGGATTCCTATGCCAGATGTGACGCGGAGTTGATACAAAATCTTAGAAAAGCTGGCGCAGTACTTCTAGGAAAAACGAATATGACTGAGCTTGCGAATTACATGACGGAGAATATGCCCGCAGGATATAGCTCCAGAGGTGGAAAAACAATCAGCCCATATAATAAGGAAAAAGACCCTTCAGGTTCCAGTACCGGTTCAGCGGTAGCAGTTACAGCAAATCTCTGTAGCGCATCCATCGGTACGGATACCAGTAATTCAATCATTGCTGCGGCGCTCGCGAATGGTGTTATAGGATTTCGCCCCAGTACAGGCAGTGTCAGCCAGAAAGGAATTATTCCTATCAGTCATACCTTGGATACAGCAGGGCCGTTTGCCAGAACGGTGGAAGACTGTGCAGTATTATATGCAGCATTAACAGGATATCCTGTGATTCGTGACCACAACAATAATCAAAAAGGTAAGGTGATTGGATTTAATGTCTGGAATATGGAAAATATGCCGAAGAATATTGTGACAAGAATCCAGAATGTAATGAAAGAATTAGAGGGAGAAGGAGCAGTTATTAGAAAAGTGGATATCTCCAAGACGAAGCATATCAGAGATATCATGAAATACGAGTTTAAATATGATATGAACCAATACTTAAGTACATTACCGGAAGATTATCCGATTAAGACCTTAAGTGATATTATTGAATTCAACGAAAGGCATCCAGAGAAGACCTTAAAATATGGTCAGACCTATCTGGTTGATGCACAGGAGAATACCTCAGGGAGGTTGGATGAAGACATTTATCAGTCTGTACTACAGGACCGCAGGGAACGAATGGCTACGATTAGAGAACAAATTAAGGAGTTCGATTTTTGTATCATGTTAAGCTGTAACAACATTTTACAATACACAGCATTACCGGGTATAACAATCCCATGTGGTTTACAAGACGATGGAATGCCCTTTGGAATTTATATGACAGCAAAGACGGATATGGAACTAATCGCATATGCCTATGAAGTGGAACGTGTAATCGGTCATAGAGTTCCGCCTCCATTTAAATAA
- a CDS encoding amino acid ABC transporter ATP-binding protein — translation MERVIEIQHLRKSFGSNEILKDIDFSVNKGEVVCIIGASGSGKSTLLRCINLLEKPSGGEIIYNGENILDDKHDIYAYRTKLGMVFQQFNLFNNHNVLSNCMIGQIKVLKRSKEEAEEVAMKYLKVVGMDQYINAKPKQLSGGQKQRVAIARALSMEPDVLLFDEPTSALDPEMVGEVLNVMKDLAKSGLTMLVVTHEMGFAKEVSNRVVFMDKGVIAEEGTPEQIFNNPVQERTREFLKRVLNQE, via the coding sequence ATGGAACGGGTAATTGAGATTCAACATTTAAGAAAATCCTTCGGATCCAACGAGATATTAAAGGATATAGATTTCTCTGTGAATAAGGGTGAGGTGGTCTGTATCATCGGGGCCTCGGGATCCGGTAAGTCTACACTGCTTCGATGTATCAATCTGCTGGAAAAGCCCAGTGGCGGAGAAATAATCTATAACGGAGAGAATATTCTTGACGATAAACATGATATTTATGCATACCGGACTAAGCTCGGTATGGTTTTTCAGCAGTTCAATCTCTTCAATAATCATAATGTATTAAGTAATTGTATGATTGGACAAATTAAGGTGTTAAAACGCTCGAAGGAAGAAGCGGAAGAGGTTGCAATGAAATACCTGAAGGTAGTTGGTATGGACCAATATATCAACGCAAAGCCGAAGCAGTTATCCGGAGGTCAGAAGCAAAGAGTAGCTATTGCCAGAGCTTTATCAATGGAACCGGATGTATTGCTGTTTGATGAACCTACTTCTGCTCTGGATCCGGAGATGGTAGGTGAAGTACTCAATGTAATGAAAGATTTAGCGAAGAGTGGTCTTACTATGCTGGTTGTTACCCATGAGATGGGATTTGCCAAGGAAGTATCCAACCGTGTCGTGTTTATGGATAAAGGGGTTATTGCAGAAGAGGGTACTCCGGAGCAAATATTTAATAATCCAGTACAGGAAAGAACGAGAGAGTTTTTAAAACGAGTATTAAATCAAGAATAG
- a CDS encoding amino acid ABC transporter permease yields MTWEWFVKIVAEFWPMYLRGAGLTLLISIIGTVLGAIIGLLIGTIRTIPMPEKGFKRGLLKVVNTILSIYVEFFRGTPMIVQAMVIYYGSAMAFGIDMDRTLAAIFIVSINTGAYTAEIVRGGIISVDKGQFEAAHAIGMNHAKTMLYVVLPQVLRNILPAIGNEFVINIKDTSVLNVISVSELFFQTKSIAGNNFRYFESFFVACIIYLVMTLVVTRILRFIERKMEGPENFNIIPGNQMQV; encoded by the coding sequence ATGACATGGGAGTGGTTTGTTAAAATAGTTGCCGAATTCTGGCCGATGTACTTAAGAGGAGCAGGGCTGACATTACTTATTTCAATTATCGGTACGGTATTAGGAGCTATCATTGGTTTATTAATAGGTACAATACGTACAATTCCTATGCCTGAAAAAGGATTTAAGAGAGGCCTGCTTAAGGTAGTTAATACCATACTATCAATATACGTTGAATTCTTCCGTGGAACTCCAATGATTGTACAAGCCATGGTTATTTACTACGGATCAGCGATGGCCTTTGGTATAGACATGGACAGGACTTTAGCTGCCATATTCATAGTATCAATTAATACTGGTGCATATACAGCTGAGATTGTCAGAGGCGGTATTATCTCAGTTGATAAGGGACAGTTTGAAGCAGCACATGCAATCGGTATGAATCATGCGAAGACTATGTTGTATGTTGTATTACCTCAGGTATTGCGTAATATTTTACCCGCTATCGGTAATGAGTTTGTTATCAATATCAAGGATACATCCGTATTGAACGTAATATCCGTATCAGAGTTATTCTTCCAGACGAAATCAATTGCCGGTAATAACTTCCGATACTTTGAATCCTTCTTTGTAGCTTGTATCATTTATTTAGTTATGACGCTTGTGGTTACCAGAATTCTTCGTTTCATAGAACGAAAAATGGAAGGACCGGAGAATTTTAATATTATTCCTGGTAATCAGATGCAGGTCTAG
- a CDS encoding transporter substrate-binding domain-containing protein: MRKRMSVIIAVAALAVMSLTGCGTKEPAQKSDTQSGGTFKVGLEAGYAPFNWTQIDDSNGGVPIDGSAEFAGGYDVEIAKRIAEGLGKELVIVKTEWDGLVPALTSGKIDAIIAGMSPTAERKETIDFTDNYYKSDLVMVVKKGGAYEGATSIQDFSGAKVTAQLNTFHYSVIEQIEGVNIQPAMDNFPAMRVALESGVIDGYVSERPEGVSATAANPNFAMVEFTDGFVTSEDDTAIAVGIKKGSDLTAKINEILAGISEEERISIMDEAIKNQPAAE; this comes from the coding sequence ATGAGAAAAAGGATGTCTGTCATAATTGCCGTAGCGGCTTTGGCTGTTATGAGTCTTACTGGCTGCGGAACAAAAGAACCAGCACAGAAGAGCGATACGCAATCCGGTGGTACATTTAAGGTGGGATTGGAAGCAGGTTATGCGCCATTTAACTGGACACAGATTGATGATTCCAACGGTGGTGTTCCGATTGATGGAAGTGCTGAATTCGCAGGCGGATATGATGTTGAAATTGCGAAGAGAATTGCAGAAGGATTAGGAAAAGAGCTTGTTATAGTTAAGACAGAATGGGATGGATTAGTGCCTGCACTTACATCAGGTAAGATTGATGCTATCATAGCAGGTATGTCTCCAACTGCAGAACGAAAAGAGACCATTGATTTTACGGATAACTACTATAAATCAGATTTGGTTATGGTTGTGAAAAAGGGCGGTGCTTATGAAGGTGCCACTTCAATTCAGGATTTCAGCGGAGCAAAGGTTACTGCACAGTTAAATACATTTCACTATTCTGTAATTGAACAGATTGAGGGTGTAAACATTCAACCAGCAATGGATAACTTTCCTGCAATGAGAGTTGCTTTGGAATCTGGAGTTATTGATGGATATGTATCAGAGCGTCCGGAAGGAGTTAGCGCAACAGCTGCTAATCCTAATTTTGCTATGGTTGAGTTCACAGATGGTTTTGTTACCTCTGAGGACGATACGGCCATTGCAGTAGGTATTAAAAAGGGCAGCGACCTGACTGCAAAAATAAATGAGATTTTAGCTGGAATTTCAGAAGAAGAACGCATTAGCATTATGGACGAAGCGATTAAGAATCAACCGGCTGCAGAATAG
- a CDS encoding DUF4153 domain-containing protein, translating to MKDQNRMFERFSSIQDTITRFPITAILLFSATITNGMSIHFYNEEQYSRLFLSLLLASALSVLGQMIFERFLQKASMRWAIYLIALIVSGCYYVVIRNTEWEQPVIIRTIVIFFIILIAILWVPVIKSSRNFNESFLAIWKGFFTSLAFSGVLYIGVVLIIQAIDLLFTNVSGDSYSHTANIIFVLLAPIYLLSYIPVYPGTHSPMISILDEEETQVSNLVPSKFLETLISYVMIPLAAVFSIILLAYIMINIMGDFWTDNLMEPMLLSYSIAVIVIYLLSSTVNNKITNMFRKIFPKLLVPIVLFQTVSSTLRIGEEGVTSGRYFVIIFGLFSTVAGIIFSFCPTQKNGLIAPILIVLSLISIIPPFDAFTVGYRNQRNRLEKTLIRNNMLEGDTIHPNSKVDEEDRNIIINSVQYLRVNNDLRRIEWLHEYEKTYNFEGTFGFAEYQYSLPDYKNINLIRNTYEPILLEGYDILLRITVNVGNNRYTLDGNMLTDSEYFFEIQGDTMDEQEIVIFQDRQNELIRFPVKDIMKQFTDTNSVDKYILSNDEMTILKENSKSVIKIIFNTISLSEWNEGIEGSIDANILIRIKDLN from the coding sequence TTGAAAGATCAAAATCGAATGTTTGAACGGTTTAGTAGCATACAAGACACAATTACACGTTTTCCGATAACCGCTATATTATTATTCAGTGCAACAATTACGAATGGGATGTCGATTCATTTCTATAATGAGGAACAGTATAGCCGTCTGTTCCTTTCCTTGCTTCTTGCTTCTGCCTTATCCGTGTTAGGGCAGATGATCTTCGAGCGCTTTCTTCAAAAAGCTTCAATGCGATGGGCAATCTATTTGATTGCTCTGATTGTATCAGGATGCTACTATGTGGTCATACGGAATACCGAATGGGAGCAACCGGTTATCATACGTACCATAGTTATTTTCTTCATCATATTAATTGCTATTCTCTGGGTTCCGGTGATAAAAAGCAGTCGTAATTTTAATGAAAGCTTTTTAGCCATATGGAAAGGCTTTTTTACGTCATTAGCATTTTCCGGTGTGCTTTATATCGGAGTGGTTCTGATTATCCAGGCGATTGATCTTCTTTTCACCAATGTCAGTGGTGATTCTTATTCACACACTGCGAATATAATATTTGTCCTATTAGCACCGATATATCTTCTTTCCTATATTCCGGTTTATCCGGGAACACACTCACCCATGATATCGATATTGGATGAGGAAGAGACACAGGTAAGTAACCTAGTTCCCTCTAAATTTCTGGAAACTTTAATATCCTATGTTATGATACCACTTGCAGCAGTTTTTTCTATTATATTACTGGCCTATATTATGATAAATATTATGGGTGATTTTTGGACTGACAATTTAATGGAGCCTATGCTGCTATCCTATTCGATAGCTGTTATTGTTATTTACTTATTATCCTCGACAGTCAATAATAAGATAACGAACATGTTTCGTAAAATATTTCCGAAGCTTTTAGTTCCCATTGTATTATTCCAGACTGTTTCATCCACTCTTAGAATAGGAGAGGAGGGAGTTACCTCAGGCAGGTACTTTGTTATCATATTTGGATTATTTTCAACAGTAGCAGGAATCATATTCAGTTTCTGTCCAACTCAAAAAAATGGATTGATTGCACCAATTCTGATTGTGCTTTCTCTTATATCAATAATACCTCCCTTTGATGCATTTACCGTAGGCTACAGGAATCAGAGAAACAGGCTGGAGAAAACCTTGATACGCAATAATATGCTAGAGGGGGATACCATTCATCCGAATTCGAAGGTTGATGAAGAGGATCGTAACATAATCATTAATTCGGTTCAATACCTTCGAGTAAACAATGACCTTCGTAGAATTGAATGGCTCCATGAATATGAGAAGACGTACAATTTTGAGGGTACTTTTGGATTTGCTGAGTATCAGTACAGTCTTCCGGATTATAAGAATATTAATCTAATTAGGAATACTTATGAACCAATTCTGTTAGAGGGATATGACATATTGCTTCGCATCACAGTGAATGTGGGTAACAATCGTTATACTCTTGATGGTAATATGCTGACAGATTCGGAATACTTCTTCGAAATCCAGGGAGATACCATGGATGAACAGGAAATTGTTATCTTTCAAGATCGTCAAAACGAGCTTATCCGATTTCCAGTTAAGGATATCATGAAGCAATTTACCGATACAAATAGCGTTGATAAATATATACTATCTAATGATGAAATGACAATTCTTAAGGAGAATTCCAAGTCTGTGATAAAGATAATCTTTAATACGATTTCATTATCAGAATGGAATGAGGGCATTGAGGGATCAATTGACGCTAATATTCTTATTCGGATTAAGGATTTGAATTGA
- a CDS encoding uracil-xanthine permease family protein, translating into MSSKKQPVGYLPDERPPIVELILFALQQIVVMFPATVLVAILTGFHVSTTIFASGLATLCFILITGRKIPLYYGSSFSYITAIVSIMSAEQFATYSHNDKIAIAQFGIVMSGFVSIAAGIIIQKSGRKLIDKVLPATVTGSIAIIIGLSLAANAMGNAASSGYIAGVLAAPADYSSTIVSAVESGQYANYSWIIAIVTLISTILYSVYLKGKLSQLPILFGLLTGYIVAVIIGIVTGIPFVSFNTIESDSIISLPIFTLPKPSLAAIGAIMPIAIATIPESTAHVYQLDIYVNDLAKKKKSGKVFNIADKLGLNLIGDGIGDIVSGMIGGPAGTNYGENISTMAISKVFSIPVLIAASIITMVISCFTPLINAVYSIPTAVIGGLSIYLFGVIAAQGITIMMDRKVDMFKAKNMAIIAIILIIGLGGSFGFSNGMIPLFGVEFPALATAAVVGILINLLLSIGDKEEETAE; encoded by the coding sequence ATGTCTTCAAAGAAACAACCCGTCGGCTATTTGCCTGACGAAAGACCCCCCATCGTGGAATTAATCTTATTTGCATTGCAGCAAATCGTTGTAATGTTTCCCGCAACTGTTCTCGTTGCTATTCTTACTGGATTCCACGTATCCACTACCATTTTTGCCAGCGGCTTGGCAACCCTATGTTTTATTCTTATTACCGGTAGAAAAATCCCCTTGTATTACGGTTCCAGCTTTTCTTACATTACGGCAATTGTTTCTATCATGTCTGCAGAGCAATTTGCAACATATAGTCACAACGATAAAATCGCAATTGCTCAATTCGGTATCGTAATGTCAGGTTTCGTATCCATAGCAGCCGGTATCATTATTCAGAAGTCAGGAAGAAAATTAATTGATAAGGTTCTTCCCGCTACAGTAACTGGTAGTATCGCTATTATTATTGGTTTATCCCTCGCGGCAAATGCTATGGGAAATGCAGCAAGCTCCGGCTATATCGCAGGTGTATTAGCAGCTCCAGCAGATTATTCAAGTACCATTGTATCAGCTGTAGAATCTGGTCAATATGCAAATTATTCTTGGATCATTGCTATTGTAACTCTTATTTCCACAATATTATATTCGGTATATTTGAAAGGCAAACTCAGTCAGTTGCCTATTCTTTTTGGCCTTTTAACAGGATATATCGTTGCTGTTATCATTGGTATAGTAACGGGTATTCCTTTTGTAAGCTTTAATACGATTGAATCAGACAGTATCATAAGTCTGCCAATCTTTACTCTTCCGAAGCCGTCACTGGCTGCAATCGGTGCAATCATGCCAATAGCAATTGCAACCATTCCGGAATCAACTGCTCATGTATATCAATTAGATATTTATGTAAACGACTTAGCAAAGAAGAAAAAAAGTGGTAAGGTATTCAATATTGCAGATAAGTTAGGTCTGAACTTAATTGGTGATGGTATTGGTGATATCGTTTCCGGTATGATCGGTGGACCAGCAGGAACCAATTATGGTGAAAATATTAGTACCATGGCGATATCAAAAGTTTTCTCCATACCGGTGCTGATCGCCGCTTCCATCATTACTATGGTAATCTCCTGCTTTACACCATTAATTAATGCTGTATACTCCATACCAACCGCAGTTATTGGAGGCCTCTCCATTTACTTATTCGGTGTTATTGCTGCACAGGGTATCACCATTATGATGGATCGTAAGGTGGATATGTTTAAAGCAAAGAATATGGCCATTATTGCTATCATCTTAATCATTGGTCTTGGTGGATCCTTCGGATTTAGTAATGGTATGATACCTCTGTTCGGTGTAGAGTTCCCTGCACTTGCTACCGCAGCTGTAGTAGGCATCTTGATTAATCTTCTACTTTCCATCGGTGATAAAGAGGAAGAGACAGCCGAATAA
- a CDS encoding NCS2 family permease: MEKFFKLKEHGTSVSTEVVAGITTFFAMAYIIFVNPGMLSQTGMPAGAVFLATIIASVAGTLVMGLFANVPYAQAPGMGLNAFFTYTVCFGLGFTWQEALMMVFICGIINVIITVTKIRKLIIKAIPESLQHAIGGGIGIFVAYIGLLNIGMVNFESGVPALSNFDNKGLILALVGIVITFILLILKVKGAIIIGIAATTVLGIPLKVVDLSTLGATAGLADSFKDLGTTFGAAFGSEGLGSLFSDASRIPLVIMTIFAFSLSDTFDTIGTFIGTGRKSGIFDEADEKALEEGTGFKSKMDKALFADSIATSIGAIVGTSNTTTYVESAAGIGAGGRTGLTSVVTAALFLLSIFLAPIVGIVPTQATAPALIAVGIMMISSFKEIKWDELEEAIPAFFAAIFMALCYSISYGIAGGFIFYVIVKIVKGKAKDINPVLWVATALFIANFVILAII; encoded by the coding sequence ATGGAAAAGTTTTTTAAACTGAAGGAGCACGGAACGAGTGTTTCGACTGAAGTGGTAGCCGGTATTACTACTTTCTTTGCTATGGCCTACATCATCTTTGTTAATCCGGGAATGTTATCACAAACAGGAATGCCTGCGGGAGCGGTATTTCTGGCAACAATTATTGCATCAGTAGCTGGAACTTTGGTTATGGGATTATTTGCTAATGTTCCATATGCGCAGGCTCCTGGTATGGGATTGAATGCATTCTTTACCTATACCGTATGCTTTGGTCTGGGATTTACCTGGCAGGAAGCGTTAATGATGGTATTTATCTGTGGTATTATTAATGTAATTATTACTGTTACAAAGATCCGTAAGCTGATTATTAAAGCAATACCAGAGAGCTTACAACATGCAATCGGTGGCGGTATTGGTATCTTTGTTGCATATATTGGTTTATTAAATATTGGTATGGTTAACTTTGAATCTGGGGTTCCAGCACTGTCTAATTTTGATAATAAAGGACTTATCCTTGCGTTGGTAGGTATTGTGATTACCTTTATTTTACTTATATTAAAAGTAAAGGGTGCAATCATAATCGGAATTGCTGCTACAACCGTTCTTGGAATTCCGTTAAAGGTGGTAGATTTAAGCACTCTTGGTGCTACTGCAGGATTAGCTGACTCCTTTAAGGATTTGGGCACTACCTTTGGTGCTGCATTTGGTAGTGAGGGATTAGGCTCCCTGTTTAGTGATGCATCCCGTATCCCGCTTGTAATAATGACTATTTTTGCATTTAGCTTATCCGATACTTTTGATACCATCGGTACATTTATCGGTACAGGAAGAAAGTCCGGTATCTTTGATGAAGCGGATGAGAAGGCATTGGAAGAAGGTACAGGATTTAAATCTAAAATGGACAAGGCTTTATTTGCAGATTCTATCGCAACCAGTATTGGTGCTATCGTTGGTACCTCCAATACAACAACCTATGTAGAGAGTGCTGCTGGTATTGGAGCAGGTGGACGTACCGGTCTTACTTCTGTTGTGACTGCAGCTTTATTCCTGCTAAGTATCTTCCTTGCACCGATCGTAGGAATTGTTCCTACACAGGCTACAGCACCTGCTTTAATTGCAGTAGGTATTATGATGATTTCTTCCTTTAAAGAAATCAAATGGGATGAATTAGAAGAGGCTATTCCGGCATTCTTTGCTGCAATCTTCATGGCACTTTGCTATAGTATTTCCTATGGTATTGCTGGTGGATTTATCTTCTACGTAATTGTTAAGATTGTAAAAGGAAAGGCGAAAGATATTAACCCGGTATTATGGGTTGCAACCGCTTTGTTTATTGCTAATTTCGTTATTCTTGCGATTATATAA
- the fusA gene encoding elongation factor G yields MNVYTSEKIRNVVLLGHGGCGKTTLVEAMAYTTGILKRQGRVEEGNTISDYDKEEQKRLFSISTTVIPIEFEGIKINFLDTPGYFDFVGEVEEALAVADAAVILVSAKAGVEVGTLKAWDFCEKYNLPRIFFVTDMDDDNASYREVVEKLTELYGKKIAPFHIPIRENEKFVGFVNVVKMAGRRFTTASNYEECEIPDYSQENLSKFREVLLEAVAETSEELMEKYFSGEEFTQEEISSALRNNVIDGSVVPVMMGSGINAQGTTMLLQAIEKYFPDPSKKNIVGKNTKTGEEFTADYDEKKPFSARVFKTIADPFIGKFSLFKVCSGVLKSDMAIYNAEKDAEEKVNRIYVLRGKEQIEVNELHAGDIGALGKLTNTTTGDTLSTKANPVIYDRIEVSTPYTYLRYKTKNKGDDDKVSQALAKLMDEDLTLKIVNDKENRQSLIYGIGDQQLDIVVNKLLTKYKVEIEVMKPRIPFRETIRKKVRVQGKHKKQSGGHGQYGDVHIEFEPSGDLEKHYIFEEKIFGGAVPKNYFPAVEKGVAESVLKGPVAGYPVVGIKATLVDGSYHPVDSSEMAFKLATIQAFKQGFMEASPVLLEPIASLKVLVPDKFTGDIMGDLNKRRGRVLGMNPVSGGKQEIIADIPMAELYGYSTDLRSMTGGIGEFSYEFSRYEQAPSDVQQKVIEENAKEEEAEA; encoded by the coding sequence ATGAATGTTTACACTTCAGAAAAGATTCGCAATGTTGTTCTGTTAGGCCACGGTGGCTGTGGCAAGACTACTTTAGTCGAAGCCATGGCGTATACAACAGGAATTTTAAAGCGTCAGGGAAGAGTGGAAGAGGGAAATACAATCAGTGACTATGACAAAGAGGAACAAAAGAGACTATTCTCAATTAGTACCACAGTAATACCTATTGAATTTGAAGGCATTAAGATTAATTTTTTGGACACGCCAGGGTACTTTGACTTTGTTGGTGAAGTTGAGGAAGCATTGGCGGTTGCGGATGCAGCGGTAATATTAGTTTCAGCAAAAGCAGGCGTAGAAGTAGGTACATTAAAAGCCTGGGATTTTTGTGAGAAATATAATTTACCTAGGATTTTCTTTGTAACTGATATGGATGATGATAACGCAAGTTATCGTGAGGTAGTTGAGAAATTAACGGAGCTATATGGTAAGAAGATTGCTCCATTCCATATTCCGATTAGAGAAAATGAGAAATTTGTTGGATTTGTTAATGTTGTAAAGATGGCAGGCAGAAGATTTACAACAGCAAGTAATTATGAAGAATGTGAGATTCCAGATTATAGTCAGGAAAATCTATCGAAGTTTAGAGAAGTCTTATTGGAAGCGGTTGCAGAAACCAGCGAAGAATTAATGGAAAAATATTTTTCAGGCGAGGAGTTTACTCAAGAAGAAATCTCTAGTGCGCTTCGAAATAATGTAATAGATGGCTCAGTAGTGCCGGTAATGATGGGCTCCGGTATTAATGCTCAGGGAACGACTATGTTACTGCAGGCAATTGAAAAATACTTCCCGGACCCAAGTAAGAAGAATATAGTCGGAAAAAATACTAAGACTGGAGAAGAATTTACAGCAGATTATGATGAGAAAAAGCCGTTTAGCGCAAGAGTATTTAAAACCATTGCCGATCCGTTTATCGGAAAGTTTTCTCTTTTCAAAGTATGTTCCGGTGTGTTAAAATCTGATATGGCGATTTACAACGCAGAAAAGGATGCAGAAGAAAAAGTAAATCGTATCTATGTCTTAAGAGGTAAAGAGCAGATTGAGGTAAATGAGCTCCATGCAGGCGATATCGGAGCACTGGGTAAGCTTACTAATACCACTACAGGAGATACCCTGTCAACCAAGGCAAATCCTGTGATATACGATCGTATTGAGGTATCAACGCCTTATACTTATTTACGCTATAAGACGAAGAATAAGGGTGATGATGATAAGGTATCCCAGGCGCTTGCAAAGCTGATGGATGAAGACCTTACTCTAAAGATCGTAAATGATAAAGAAAACCGTCAATCTTTAATATATGGAATTGGTGACCAACAGCTTGATATAGTAGTAAATAAGCTTCTAACAAAGTATAAGGTTGAGATTGAGGTTATGAAACCCAGAATTCCCTTCCGTGAGACAATTCGTAAAAAGGTTCGGGTTCAGGGTAAGCATAAGAAACAATCCGGCGGTCATGGTCAATACGGTGATGTTCATATCGAATTTGAACCTTCCGGTGATCTTGAAAAGCATTATATCTTTGAGGAGAAGATTTTCGGTGGAGCCGTACCGAAGAATTATTTCCCGGCAGTAGAAAAGGGAGTAGCAGAATCTGTATTAAAGGGTCCAGTTGCCGGATATCCAGTAGTGGGAATAAAAGCTACATTGGTGGATGGTTCGTATCATCCGGTTGACTCCTCTGAAATGGCATTTAAGCTAGCGACCATTCAGGCTTTCAAGCAAGGATTTATGGAAGCGTCTCCGGTACTTCTTGAACCAATTGCTTCCCTAAAAGTACTTGTACCAGATAAATTCACCGGTGATATTATGGGTGATCTGAATAAACGACGCGGCAGAGTACTAGGAATGAACCCGGTTTCTGGCGGAAAACAAGAAATTATAGCAGATATTCCGATGGCTGAACTATATGGATATTCCACTGATCTAAGATCTATGACTGGTGGAATTGGAGAATTCTCATATGAATTTTCAAGATATGAGCAGGCTCCTTCTGATGTACAGCAAAAGGTTATTGAAGAAAATGCAAAGGAAGAAGAAGCAGAAGCTTAA